A single window of Uloborus diversus isolate 005 chromosome 5, Udiv.v.3.1, whole genome shotgun sequence DNA harbors:
- the LOC129223438 gene encoding fizzy-related protein homolog: MNQEYEKRLLRQQNGQNSDDLIRVATPVKSPAKEIYGDRFIPCRNPNSWQVNFSLLQESAKNSNQSKKSKDTNSDCSKDGVAYNCLLKNELLGTAIEDVKEQAEERRAFAPCEGRNSNLFNYRVLDNSIINEASSPYSLSPVSSKSQKLLRSPRKAARKISRIPFKVLDAPELQDDFYLNLVDWSSTNVLSVGLGTCVYLWSACTSQVTRLCDLSADGDTVTSVSWAERGHLVAVGTHKGYVQVWDVTGNKCVSVLEGHSARVGALAWNSDILSSGSRDRLILQRDVRTPSLTPERRLGSHRQEVCGLKWSPDYQHLASGGNDNKLYVWNMSSVVPIQTYTEHLAAVKAIAWSPHHHGLLASGGGTADRCIRFWNTLTGQPMQWIDTGSQVCNLAWSKHASELVSTHGYSQNQILVWKYPSLTQVAKLTGHSYRVLYLAMSPDGESIVTGAGDETLRFWNVFSKARSQKEAKSALNLFTSIR, from the coding sequence ATGAATCAAGAATATGAAAAAAGATTGCTTAGGCAACAGAATGGACAAAATTCCGATGATTTGATACGCGTAGCTACTCCTGTTAAATCCCCTGCAAAAGAAATTTATGGTGATCGTTTTATTCCTTGTCGAAATCCAAATTCGTGGCaagtaaatttttctttgttGCAAGAATCCGCTAAGAATTCTAATCAAAGTAAAAAATCTAAAGATACCAATTCAGATTGTTCTAAAGATGGTGTTGCGTATAATTGTTTATTAAAGAATGAATTACTAGGAACCGCTATAGAAGACGTGAAAGAACAAGCCGAAGAAAGAAGAGCTTTTGCACCCTGTGAAGGTAGAAATTCTAACTTATTCAACTATCGCGTTCTGGACAATTCAATCATTAATGAAGCATCGTCTCCATATTCCTTATCCCCCGTTAGTAGCAAGAGTCAAAAGCTACTTAGATCACCGAGGAAAGCAGCAAGAAAAATTTCACGTATTCCTTTCAAAGTTTTAGATGCTCCCGAGTTACAAGACGACTTCTATTTAAATTTGGTTGATTGGTCTTCGACGAATGTCCTTAGTGTGGGGCTTGGGACTTGTGTTTACTTATGGAGTGCTTGCACTTCGCAAGTGACACGTCTCTGTGATTTATCTGCCGATGGAGACACAGTTACTTCAGTTTCCTGGGCAGAAAGGGGTCACTTAGTAGCTGTTGGTACTCATAAAGGTTATGTTCAAGTCTGGGATGTTACAGGAAATAAATGCGTTTCAGTTTTAGAAGGTCATTCTGCTCGCGTTGGAGCCCTTGCATGGAACAGTGATATTTTATCGTCTGGTAGTAGAGATCGCTTAATATTACAAAGAGATGTAAGGACTCCCTCATTAACTCCTGAGCGAAGATTAGGGAGCCACAGGCAAGAAGTTTGTGGACTTAAATGGTCACCAGATTACCAACATCTAGCCTCAGGTGGTAATGATAATAAACTTTATGTATGGAATATGAGTAGTGTTGTGCCAATACAAACATACACTGAACATTTGGCTGCGGTAAAGGCAATTGCTTGGTCCCCTCATCATCATGGCTTACTTGCAAGTGGTGGTGGCACTGCTGATCGCTGTATACGTTTCTGGAACACTTTAACTGGTCAACCCATGCAGTGGATTGATACTGGCTCCCAAGTTTGCAATTTAGCATGGTCTAAGCATGCTTCAGAATTGGTGAGCACTCATGGGTATTCTCAAAACCAGATACTGGTCTGGAAATATCCATCATTGACCCAAGTAGCCAAACTCACAGGACACTCATACAGAGTTTTATATTTGGCCATGTCACCTGATGGGGAGTCGATTGTAACAGGTGCTGGTGATGAAACTTTGCGTTTCTGGAATGTGTTTAGTAAAGCACGATCACAGAAAGAAGCCAAATCTGCCTTGAATTTATTCACTAGTATTCGTTAA
- the LOC129222638 gene encoding dynein axonemal light chain 4-like yields the protein MNELVKEKDVNNKKNIYNYPLLKESDMSEEMKSDTMDLCITSYEKYSTDHEKVARLIKETLDQKYGAPWHVVVGEAFGLQVSHDAKHLMYMFLAGNKAICVWKCS from the exons ATGAATGAACTAGTTAAAGAGAAAGATGTTAAcaataagaaaaacatttataattatCCATTGTTAAAG GAATCAGACATGTCAGAAGAAATGAAATCTGACACAATGGATTTGTGCATAACATCTTACGAGAAGTATTCTACTGACCATGAG AAAGTTGCAAGATTGATAAAAGAAACTTTGGATCAAAAATATGGAGCTCCTTGGCATGTTGTGGTTGGTGAAGCATTTGGATTACAAGTATCTCATGATGCAAAGCATCTAATGTACATGTTTTTGGCTGGAAACAAAGCTATATGTGTGTGGAAATGTTCCTAA